One genomic segment of Clostridium saccharoperbutylacetonicum N1-4(HMT) includes these proteins:
- the metA gene encoding homoserine O-acetyltransferase MetA, translating into MPIKIPIQLPAFQVLSNENIFVMNDERANTQDIRPLKIAILNLMPKKIVAENQLLRYLSNTPLQVEITLIQTKTYISQNTPSEHLDKFYSYFDDIKDQKFDGLIITGAPVEKMEFEEVTYWNELTKIMEWSKTNVFSTIHICWASQAGLYYHYGIPKYDLEEKMFGVFPHWVNDEKADLTRGLDDVFYAPHSRHTEVKREDIEKAPELEILSESEEAGIFIVATKDRRGVFITGHMEYDRNTLKDEYIRDKEKGDNVAIPKNYFKNDDVNETPKYIWRATASLVFGNWLNYCVYQNTPFDLNKL; encoded by the coding sequence ATGCCAATAAAAATTCCTATACAATTACCTGCGTTTCAGGTTTTATCTAATGAAAATATCTTTGTAATGAATGATGAAAGGGCTAATACTCAAGATATAAGACCATTAAAAATAGCAATTTTAAATTTAATGCCTAAAAAAATAGTTGCTGAAAATCAATTGTTGAGATATTTATCGAATACACCTTTACAAGTTGAAATAACACTTATTCAAACAAAAACTTATATTTCACAAAATACACCATCAGAGCATTTAGATAAATTTTATAGTTATTTTGATGATATAAAGGATCAAAAATTTGATGGACTGATAATAACAGGTGCACCAGTAGAAAAAATGGAATTTGAAGAGGTTACATACTGGAATGAACTCACTAAGATAATGGAATGGAGCAAAACTAATGTGTTTTCTACAATTCATATTTGTTGGGCATCTCAAGCAGGCTTATATTATCATTATGGAATACCTAAATATGATTTGGAAGAAAAGATGTTTGGAGTATTTCCACATTGGGTAAATGATGAAAAAGCAGATCTTACTAGAGGTTTAGATGATGTATTTTATGCACCTCATTCAAGACATACTGAAGTGAAACGAGAAGATATTGAGAAAGCACCAGAATTAGAGATTTTATCTGAATCTGAAGAAGCTGGTATATTTATTGTCGCAACAAAGGATAGAAGAGGTGTGTTTATTACAGGTCATATGGAATATGACAGAAATACACTTAAAGATGAATATATTAGAGATAAAGAGAAAGGTGATAATGTAGCAATACCTAAAAATTATTTCAAGAATGATGATGTGAATGAAACTCCTAAGTATATATGGAGGGCAACAGCAAGTTTAGTTTTTGGAAATTGGTTAAATTACTGTGTATATCAAAATACACCTTTCGATCTTAATAAACTATAA
- the yidA gene encoding sugar-phosphatase — protein MYKLIALDMDGTLLTTDKKVSIKTQAAIKAAEAKGVKVVLASGRPLIGLTKHLEELDLMKDEDYVLSFNGGLVQNAKTKEIVSKLPLKGKDLKYLYEISKKNNVNIHAFSAREGLIAPKISKYTEYEAEINEIDINVRDLNEIDDKEDIIKVMMIDPPEILDPAIEKLPSEAYEKYNVFKSSPFFLEFTNKEVDKGLGLKKLAEYLGIKQEEIIACGDAANDLSMIKYAGLGVAMANATSDVKEIADFITTSNDEDGVANVIEKFIL, from the coding sequence ATGTATAAATTAATAGCATTAGATATGGATGGAACTTTATTAACAACAGATAAAAAGGTTTCGATTAAGACTCAAGCTGCAATAAAGGCGGCAGAAGCAAAAGGTGTTAAAGTTGTACTGGCATCAGGAAGACCGTTAATTGGTTTAACCAAGCATTTAGAAGAACTTGATTTAATGAAAGATGAAGATTATGTTTTGAGTTTTAATGGTGGATTAGTTCAAAATGCCAAAACAAAAGAAATTGTATCTAAGTTACCATTAAAGGGTAAAGATTTAAAATACTTATATGAGATCAGTAAAAAAAATAATGTAAATATTCATGCCTTTTCTGCAAGAGAAGGATTAATAGCTCCTAAAATTAGCAAATACACAGAGTATGAGGCAGAAATAAATGAAATAGATATAAATGTGAGAGATCTTAATGAAATTGATGATAAGGAAGACATTATTAAAGTTATGATGATTGACCCACCAGAAATATTAGATCCAGCTATAGAAAAATTACCTAGTGAAGCTTATGAAAAATACAATGTATTTAAGAGTTCGCCTTTCTTTTTAGAATTTACTAACAAGGAAGTTGATAAAGGATTAGGTTTGAAAAAGCTTGCAGAGTATCTTGGTATAAAACAAGAAGAAATAATTGCTTGTGGTGATGCAGCTAATGACTTATCTATGATAAAGTATGCTGGACTAGGAGTTGCTATGGCAAATGCAACTTCAGATGTAAAGGAAATAGCTGATTTTATTACTACATCAAATGACGAAGATGGAGTAGCAAATGTAATAGAAAAATTTATTTTATAA
- a CDS encoding DUF2238 domain-containing protein, translating into MRREYLCKFLLISICIILILSAINCHDLFTWALEVLPAIIAGGVLIVTYNKFKFSNFTYLLIWIHAIILIIGGHYTYAEMPLFNWIKDIFHLSRNYYDRVGHFAQGFVPAIVLREVFIRNKVIKNRAWTNFIVISICLAVSASYELIEFAVATFTGEAADAFLGTQGDVWDTQWDMTFALIGAIFSIIALGKYHDKLLEKL; encoded by the coding sequence ATGAGAAGAGAGTATTTATGTAAGTTCTTATTAATTAGTATATGTATAATTTTGATTTTATCAGCGATAAATTGTCATGATTTATTTACATGGGCACTAGAAGTATTACCGGCTATAATAGCGGGGGGAGTATTGATAGTTACATATAATAAATTTAAATTTTCAAATTTCACTTATTTGCTTATATGGATTCATGCAATAATATTAATAATAGGTGGGCATTATACGTATGCTGAAATGCCATTGTTTAATTGGATAAAAGATATTTTTCATTTAAGTAGAAATTATTATGACAGGGTAGGACACTTTGCACAGGGATTTGTTCCTGCAATAGTTCTTAGAGAAGTGTTTATTAGAAATAAAGTAATAAAAAACAGAGCATGGACTAATTTTATTGTGATTTCTATATGTCTTGCAGTTAGTGCTTCTTATGAATTGATAGAATTTGCTGTTGCAACATTTACTGGGGAAGCAGCAGATGCTTTTTTAGGAACTCAGGGAGATGTTTGGGATACTCAATGGGATATGACGTTTGCATTGATTGGAGCAATTTTTTCAATAATAGCATTAGGGAAGTATCATGATAAATTATTGGAGAAATTATAA
- a CDS encoding DUF5808 domain-containing protein, which yields MNKENNSKHWKFGIFYYNPDDPSEVIEKNNGKGSTINFASKGGRRTFALMMIPAYIAIILVIAIYLFYV from the coding sequence ATGAATAAAGAAAATAATTCAAAACATTGGAAATTTGGGATTTTTTATTATAATCCAGATGACCCATCAGAAGTTATTGAAAAAAATAATGGGAAAGGATCAACAATTAACTTTGCAAGTAAAGGAGGAAGAAGAACTTTTGCCCTTATGATGATACCTGCCTATATAGCAATTATTTTAGTCATAGCAATATATTTATTTTACGTTTAA
- a CDS encoding undecaprenyl diphosphate synthase family protein — protein MRIPKHIGIIPDGNRRWAMFNSMTKDKGYQHGINPGLEVFKLCQKEQVEEVTFYGFTVDNTKRPKDQTIAFTKACIDSVILLTKEDCEILVLGNTESNCFPVELLPFTTRRKFGNGGIKVNFLINYGWEWDLNLLKNSSASNKNIQRYIHSKDISRIDLIIRWGGRRRLSGLLPIQAVYADFYVLENYWPDFKTKDFYNALAWYDEQDVTLGG, from the coding sequence ATGCGCATTCCAAAACATATAGGTATTATTCCTGATGGAAATAGACGGTGGGCTATGTTTAATTCTATGACTAAAGATAAGGGATATCAGCATGGTATAAATCCCGGACTTGAAGTTTTTAAGTTATGCCAAAAAGAACAGGTTGAAGAAGTGACCTTTTATGGTTTTACTGTAGATAATACTAAACGTCCCAAAGATCAAACAATAGCTTTTACCAAGGCGTGCATCGATTCAGTAATTCTCTTAACTAAAGAAGATTGTGAAATATTAGTATTGGGAAATACAGAATCTAATTGCTTTCCAGTTGAATTATTACCTTTCACCACAAGAAGAAAATTCGGTAATGGTGGAATAAAGGTAAACTTTTTAATTAATTATGGTTGGGAGTGGGATTTAAATTTATTAAAAAATAGCAGTGCCTCTAATAAAAACATTCAACGTTACATTCATTCAAAGGATATTTCTAGAATTGATTTGATAATTCGCTGGGGTGGACGTAGACGTTTGAGTGGTTTGTTGCCTATTCAAGCTGTTTACGCAGATTTTTATGTTCTAGAAAATTATTGGCCTGATTTTAAAACTAAAGATTTTTATAACGCTCTAGCTTGGTATGATGAACAGGATGTTACTTTAGGCGGTTGA
- a CDS encoding DUF1294 domain-containing protein, whose amino-acid sequence MLKIILAYLLVINLVGFIIMLIDKQKAIHKEWRIPENTLIGISIIGGSIGMLFGMSAFRHKTKHIKFKFGVPFILFIQIGLIILYFNY is encoded by the coding sequence ATGTTAAAAATTATTCTAGCATATTTATTAGTAATTAATTTAGTTGGCTTTATCATCATGCTTATTGACAAACAAAAGGCTATTCACAAGGAATGGAGAATACCTGAAAATACACTTATTGGCATTTCCATAATTGGTGGCTCTATTGGTATGTTGTTTGGAATGTCTGCTTTTAGACATAAAACTAAACATATAAAATTTAAGTTTGGTGTACCATTCATACTTTTTATTCAAATTGGATTAATCATATTGTATTTTAATTATTAA
- a CDS encoding response regulator: MEHILIVDDSVTNLKFSQQVLKPYYKVTLLTSAIQTMKFLLKNTPDLILLDINMPGINGYEVMSTIKSMDRLNKVPVIFLTSSTDIESELKCLKLGAVDFISKPFVPELMLTRINTHLELARYRKELEYLVLKKTQTIENLQDSIVVGLAELVECRNGETGGHIKRTAKYIEILVLAMVDAGLYPDIFTEDYIRNIIRSAPLHDIGKIGISDNILLKTEDYNKNERDYMKQHTILGGAALQKVIDASNEENFLFIAKDMALCHHERWDGTGYPYGLSEYNIPLCARIMAIVDVYDALTSRRVYKKPFNHENAVEIISQGTGTHFEPAIVDVFLSVSDSFLYISQSYIEDLGGK; encoded by the coding sequence ATGGAACATATCTTGATCGTGGATGATAGCGTGACTAATTTAAAATTTTCACAACAGGTTTTAAAACCATATTATAAAGTCACTCTGTTGACTTCTGCTATACAAACGATGAAATTCTTACTAAAAAATACTCCAGATTTAATATTACTTGACATAAATATGCCTGGTATAAATGGATATGAAGTAATGAGTACTATTAAATCAATGGATAGATTAAATAAAGTACCAGTTATATTTTTGACTTCATCAACAGATATTGAAAGTGAATTAAAATGCCTTAAACTTGGTGCTGTAGATTTTATAAGTAAACCTTTCGTACCTGAATTAATGCTAACTAGAATTAATACTCATTTGGAACTTGCACGGTACAGAAAGGAACTTGAATATCTTGTACTTAAAAAAACACAAACTATAGAAAACTTGCAAGACAGTATCGTTGTTGGACTTGCAGAGCTAGTTGAATGCAGAAATGGTGAAACAGGTGGACATATTAAGCGAACAGCGAAATATATAGAAATCTTAGTATTAGCAATGGTTGATGCAGGATTATATCCAGATATTTTTACAGAAGATTATATTCGCAACATTATTCGTTCAGCCCCTCTTCATGATATAGGAAAAATAGGCATTTCTGATAACATACTTCTAAAAACAGAAGATTATAATAAAAATGAGCGTGATTACATGAAACAACATACTATCTTAGGAGGGGCTGCACTCCAAAAGGTAATAGATGCTTCAAATGAAGAAAATTTTCTATTCATAGCTAAAGATATGGCTCTTTGTCATCATGAAAGATGGGATGGTACTGGATATCCATATGGCCTTTCAGAATATAATATTCCTTTATGTGCACGTATTATGGCTATTGTTGATGTCTATGATGCGCTTACCTCAAGACGTGTATATAAGAAACCATTCAACCATGAAAATGCTGTTGAAATAATATCACAAGGGACTGGAACCCATTTTGAACCAGCTATTGTCGATGTATTTTTATCAGTAAGTGATTCCTTTCTTTATATTTCACAATCATATATTGAAGATTTAGGAGGTAAATAG
- a CDS encoding lactonase family protein: MSNNNIAIGYIGTYTKNNSKGIYRINFNTTSGHIEKVNLAFEIENPTYLSIDRDRHILYSSCKDDKKAGVSSFKYWEEKDELNIINNYISEEKPPCHVSISKDKQILISSNYHENKMLIYKTLDGLILDSPILGSHCGHSINISRQEKPHIHCSMFTHDENYIISIDLGTDKLMVSTINDGTLNYKDNLNYTFPAGTGPRHVTYSKTFPEYYYVISELTSEIFVFKYNVNSENLFENIQILSSLPPNYTEKKSGGAIRIHNNNKFLYTSDRGNNSISLFLIDKNNGHLKYIDSFSCKGDSPRDFQLDPTGNFLLSANENSDNITIFSINQLTGVLTFIKSENIPTPTCIEFI, encoded by the coding sequence ATGTCAAATAATAATATCGCAATTGGATATATCGGAACATATACTAAGAATAATAGTAAAGGAATTTATAGAATTAATTTTAATACTACATCAGGTCATATTGAAAAAGTAAATTTAGCTTTTGAAATAGAAAACCCTACATATTTATCTATTGATAGAGATAGACACATTCTATATTCTTCCTGCAAAGATGATAAAAAAGCTGGGGTCTCCTCTTTTAAATATTGGGAAGAAAAAGATGAGCTAAATATAATAAATAACTATATCTCAGAAGAAAAACCACCGTGTCATGTAAGTATAAGCAAAGATAAACAAATACTGATTTCATCAAATTATCATGAAAATAAGATGCTTATATATAAAACCTTAGATGGATTAATTTTAGATTCTCCTATTTTAGGAAGCCATTGTGGACATAGTATAAATATTTCAAGACAAGAAAAACCTCATATCCATTGTTCAATGTTTACACATGATGAAAATTATATTATTTCAATAGATTTAGGAACTGATAAACTGATGGTTTCAACAATTAATGATGGTACTCTTAATTATAAGGATAATCTTAATTATACATTTCCTGCTGGAACAGGACCAAGACATGTTACTTATTCAAAAACATTCCCTGAATACTATTATGTAATAAGTGAATTAACTTCTGAAATTTTTGTTTTTAAATATAACGTAAATTCAGAAAATCTCTTTGAAAATATTCAAATTTTGAGTAGTTTACCACCTAATTACACTGAGAAAAAATCTGGAGGTGCAATTAGAATTCACAATAATAATAAATTTTTATATACTTCTGACAGAGGAAATAATTCAATAAGTTTATTTTTAATTGACAAAAATAATGGCCACTTAAAATATATCGATTCATTTTCTTGCAAAGGTGATTCTCCTAGAGATTTTCAATTAGATCCAACAGGAAACTTTTTACTTAGTGCTAACGAGAATTCTGACAATATAACAATATTCTCTATTAATCAATTAACAGGAGTACTTACTTTCATAAAATCTGAGAATATTCCAACTCCTACATGCATAGAATTTATTTAA
- a CDS encoding response regulator: MVTSKNIIVKPFIAPKAKVLIVDDSNVTLTIERDIMSSFAMDISTAHSGEECLELLKNNSYDIIFMDIVMPILNGIQATSKIREKKEEHLKNITIIALTASISSNSLALYVENGFNDYLEKPIKIFELNKILRSYLPKEYIEEITFTEKPAKITNEIKIKNVNTRKAIENCCGNMDNYLSLLSVAYYDGKNKINIIKDFANNKDIENYTIEVHALKTVAALIGDESLCQLAKLHEIAGTNKDLKFITENVDLLLNKYTTLLSNIEFVITKETTVPQPKIKEFNFQDLITIVTNIANTIDNFDLDSSNKYLNELLEYDLTESQFIILNKIKNLLNVFDYDTAYELITNFKHTLYKDI; this comes from the coding sequence ATGGTCACATCAAAAAATATTATTGTAAAACCTTTTATTGCTCCTAAAGCTAAAGTATTGATTGTTGATGATAGTAATGTAACCTTAACAATTGAGAGAGACATAATGAGTAGTTTTGCTATGGATATATCAACTGCACATAGTGGCGAGGAATGCTTAGAATTACTAAAAAACAATTCATATGACATTATTTTTATGGACATTGTAATGCCAATTCTAAATGGAATTCAAGCAACTTCTAAGATCCGTGAAAAGAAAGAAGAACATTTGAAAAACATTACAATAATCGCTTTAACTGCAAGCATTTCTTCTAATTCACTCGCTCTCTATGTTGAGAACGGTTTTAATGATTATTTAGAAAAGCCAATAAAAATTTTTGAATTAAATAAAATTCTTCGCAGTTATCTTCCAAAAGAATATATTGAAGAAATAACCTTTACAGAAAAACCAGCAAAGATAACAAATGAAATAAAAATAAAGAATGTTAATACAAGAAAAGCAATTGAAAATTGCTGTGGCAATATGGATAATTATCTTTCACTTCTTTCAGTTGCTTATTATGATGGTAAAAATAAAATAAATATAATTAAAGATTTTGCGAATAATAAAGATATTGAAAATTATACTATAGAGGTACATGCTCTAAAAACTGTTGCTGCTTTAATTGGAGATGAAAGCCTCTGCCAGTTAGCTAAACTTCATGAAATCGCTGGAACAAATAAAGATTTAAAATTCATTACAGAGAATGTTGATCTTTTACTTAATAAATACACTACCCTTTTATCTAATATTGAATTTGTAATTACAAAAGAAACTACAGTTCCCCAACCTAAAATTAAGGAATTTAATTTTCAAGATTTAATAACTATAGTTACTAATATAGCTAACACAATCGATAATTTCGACTTAGATTCTAGCAACAAATATTTAAATGAATTATTGGAATATGATTTAACTGAAAGCCAATTTATAATTCTAAATAAAATCAAGAATCTATTGAATGTTTTTGATTATGACACAGCTTATGAATTAATTACTAATTTTAAACATACTTTATATAAAGATATATAA
- the ytaF gene encoding sporulation membrane protein YtaF, producing MLESLLLVSSLCIDSFVASIAYGTSKIHIPHISKIIINLVCTITLACSLLIGSILKSFLPSNLPVILGFFLLMLLGIYRLFESIFKSYISKYSRSDKPLTFKIFDFKFILQVYADEIKADFDNSKSLNIKESFYLGLALSLDSLAVGIGSSLCNVNYFEVLVLCFIIGLIAVSFGSFLGKKFAQKLNLNLSWLSGALLILLAILRVLK from the coding sequence ATGCTTGAATCTTTATTATTAGTATCATCCTTATGTATAGATTCCTTTGTAGCAAGCATTGCTTATGGGACTTCTAAAATTCATATTCCTCATATATCAAAAATTATTATAAACCTCGTATGTACAATCACACTAGCTTGTTCTTTACTTATTGGTTCTATATTAAAAAGTTTTCTTCCAAGTAATCTCCCCGTAATTTTAGGTTTTTTTCTCTTAATGTTACTAGGAATATACAGGCTGTTTGAAAGTATTTTTAAATCATATATTTCCAAATATTCTAGGTCAGACAAACCACTAACCTTTAAAATTTTTGATTTTAAATTTATTCTACAGGTCTATGCAGATGAAATTAAAGCAGATTTTGATAATTCTAAATCTTTAAATATTAAAGAATCCTTCTATTTAGGATTAGCCCTATCATTAGACAGTCTTGCTGTTGGAATTGGCTCAAGTTTATGCAATGTAAATTATTTTGAAGTTTTAGTACTCTGCTTTATTATCGGCCTTATTGCAGTTTCCTTTGGCAGTTTCCTTGGGAAAAAATTTGCACAAAAATTAAATTTAAACTTGTCCTGGCTTTCTGGTGCTCTGCTTATATTATTAGCAATACTCAGAGTATTAAAATAA
- a CDS encoding HD-GYP domain-containing protein: MRLVPIESVKPNTVLGKTLYDVDGRVLLRAGVVLREVTIAKIKEINILSIYIVDKYSDEEIDDIIKPEIRQKAIITIKEAFSNIGRLNTTDQERNKESDYTWQEQSYFYNIGKMAVNIIEDILKHKDVLLALVDIRSMDNYMYSHSVNVAVISLTIGITFQMPKKKLEALCIGALIHDIGKSFLPKRLSDIEAELTADEKEMIKQHPRLGYKYLSSTYNINSLSKMIVLQHHERPDGKGYPDRLNKDNIVDLSYIVSIADAYDNLSTDLPEKRAMFPSDVLEYLMSNAGSMFDYNIVNIFCRIVIPYPKGTIVEISTGERALVRETIPGFPLRPILKIIESQRVTRIGDEINLIKEISIVITKVVHDV; this comes from the coding sequence ATGAGATTAGTCCCAATTGAAAGTGTAAAGCCTAATACAGTTCTTGGAAAAACCTTATATGATGTAGACGGTAGAGTTTTGCTAAGGGCGGGAGTTGTTTTAAGAGAAGTTACAATTGCAAAAATAAAAGAAATAAATATTTTATCTATATATATTGTTGATAAATATAGTGATGAGGAAATTGACGATATCATAAAACCAGAGATAAGGCAAAAAGCAATTATAACTATAAAAGAAGCCTTTTCCAATATTGGAAGACTTAACACTACTGATCAAGAAAGAAATAAAGAAAGTGATTACACATGGCAAGAACAAAGCTATTTTTATAATATAGGAAAAATGGCAGTTAATATAATTGAAGATATTTTAAAGCATAAAGATGTACTGTTGGCTTTAGTTGATATAAGAAGTATGGATAATTATATGTATTCTCATTCAGTAAATGTTGCTGTAATATCACTTACAATAGGAATAACTTTTCAGATGCCCAAAAAGAAATTGGAAGCTCTTTGTATAGGTGCTTTGATTCATGATATTGGAAAATCATTTTTGCCAAAGAGACTATCTGACATAGAAGCTGAATTAACTGCTGATGAAAAAGAAATGATTAAGCAACATCCGAGATTAGGATATAAATATTTATCAAGTACTTATAATATAAATAGTTTAAGTAAAATGATTGTATTACAGCATCATGAAAGACCAGATGGGAAAGGTTATCCAGATAGATTAAACAAAGATAATATTGTGGATTTGAGTTATATAGTAAGCATTGCGGATGCTTATGATAATTTATCAACAGATTTACCTGAAAAAAGAGCTATGTTTCCTAGTGATGTATTAGAGTATTTAATGTCTAATGCTGGATCAATGTTTGATTATAATATTGTTAATATTTTTTGCAGAATTGTTATTCCTTATCCAAAGGGAACTATAGTGGAAATCAGTACTGGAGAAAGGGCATTAGTAAGAGAAACAATCCCAGGTTTTCCGCTAAGACCAATTTTGAAAATAATTGAGAGCCAGAGAGTAACTAGGATTGGTGATGAAATTAATCTAATTAAAGAAATTTCTATAGTAATTACAAAAGTTGTACATGATGTATAG
- the ade gene encoding adenine deaminase translates to MNKQTLINTIKASRKEIKCDLVIKNITIIDVFNKDRFVGSIGIKDGYIVGIGNYDGEEIIDGTNKYICPGLIDSHCHIESSLVTPAEYSKYALLNGITSIIADPHEISNVMGTDGIDFMLNSSKDLPFDIYFMLPSCVPGTCFESSGATLLSQDLINYYKNDRILGLAEVMDYPSVAYCKENIIDKIYDAVHNNKVIDGHGAGFTPMMSNTYRSAHILTDHECINANEALEKIRRGMHILIREGTVAKNLKELLPAVNENNSSRFCFCTDDKHIDDIANNGSINNSIVYAIKNGLKPETAIQMATINPSNLYKLNDKGAIAPGYIADFIILDNLEEFKISKVFKAGKLIVDNNKITNYNASLVKKASGLYSNTVNLPFLSENSFTISIKRKDNTKLNVIEIIPNKLESIHLELNVDDIKSMNHNNYTEFKPSPKDDLAKIAVIERHKGSGNVGLGILKGLGLKEGAIGTTIAHDSHNLILAGTNDKDMLFAAKELEKMHGGIIIVKDETILAHISLEIGGLMTNRQYHEIEDDLKNLHFAIKAIAPDINFNPFLTLSFLSLPVIPDLKITDKGLFDVTKFEFIDICKN, encoded by the coding sequence TTGAATAAACAAACATTAATAAACACTATAAAAGCATCTAGAAAAGAAATCAAATGTGATTTAGTAATTAAAAATATAACTATAATAGATGTTTTTAATAAAGATAGATTTGTTGGCAGTATAGGAATCAAAGATGGTTATATTGTTGGTATTGGAAATTACGATGGTGAAGAAATTATAGATGGTACTAACAAATATATTTGTCCCGGCCTTATTGACTCACATTGTCATATAGAATCCAGCTTAGTTACCCCTGCAGAATACTCTAAGTATGCTTTATTAAACGGAATAACTTCTATTATTGCTGATCCTCATGAAATTTCTAATGTAATGGGCACTGATGGCATAGATTTTATGCTAAATTCTTCAAAAGACCTTCCTTTTGATATATATTTCATGCTTCCTTCATGTGTTCCTGGAACTTGTTTTGAAAGTTCTGGCGCTACCTTATTATCTCAAGATCTCATAAATTATTATAAAAATGATAGAATTCTAGGTTTGGCTGAAGTTATGGATTATCCCTCTGTAGCCTATTGTAAAGAAAATATTATTGATAAAATTTATGATGCTGTACATAATAATAAAGTAATTGATGGGCATGGAGCTGGTTTTACACCTATGATGTCAAACACTTATAGAAGTGCTCACATTTTAACAGATCATGAATGTATCAATGCAAATGAAGCCCTAGAAAAAATCAGACGAGGAATGCATATCCTAATTCGAGAAGGTACTGTTGCTAAAAATTTAAAAGAATTACTACCAGCGGTAAATGAAAATAATAGCAGTAGATTTTGTTTTTGTACTGATGACAAACATATTGATGATATTGCTAACAATGGCTCAATTAATAATTCTATTGTTTATGCTATAAAGAATGGTTTGAAACCTGAAACTGCAATTCAAATGGCAACTATTAATCCTTCTAATCTTTATAAATTAAATGATAAGGGTGCTATTGCTCCTGGATATATTGCTGATTTTATTATTTTGGATAATTTAGAAGAATTTAAGATTTCTAAAGTATTTAAGGCTGGAAAACTTATTGTTGATAACAATAAAATTACTAATTACAACGCTAGTTTAGTAAAAAAAGCTTCTGGCTTATACAGCAATACTGTTAATTTACCCTTTCTTAGTGAAAATAGCTTTACCATTAGCATAAAACGTAAGGATAACACTAAATTAAATGTAATAGAAATAATTCCAAACAAATTAGAAAGTATTCATTTAGAATTAAATGTTGATGATATAAAATCTATGAATCATAATAATTATACAGAATTCAAACCTTCTCCTAAAGATGATTTAGCAAAAATTGCAGTCATTGAAAGACATAAAGGCTCTGGAAATGTTGGTCTTGGAATATTAAAAGGCTTAGGTCTTAAGGAAGGTGCAATTGGAACTACTATTGCTCATGATTCCCATAATTTAATCCTTGCAGGTACAAATGATAAAGATATGCTATTTGCTGCTAAAGAGTTAGAAAAAATGCATGGTGGAATAATTATAGTTAAAGATGAAACTATCCTAGCTCATATTTCCCTTGAAATTGGAGGGCTTATGACTAACAGACAGTATCATGAAATTGAAGATGATTTAAAAAATCTTCATTTTGCTATTAAAGCTATAGCTCCAGATATTAATTTCAATCCATTTTTGACATTGTCATTTTTGTCATTACCAGTGATTCCAGATTTAAAAATTACTGATAAGGGTCTATTTGATGTTACTAAATTTGAATTTATAGATATTTGTAAAAATTAA